Genomic DNA from Veillonella criceti:
ATGGGTATGCCCCATTTAAAGGTGAAATCCCTGGTCGTACGCGTGGTGCCTTAGTGGCGTTTGAAGATGGTGAAACGACACCATATGGCTTGAACTCTATTCAAGACCGTGGTACTTTATTCATTGGACCAAATGAACCAGTATATACGGGTCGCGTTATTGGTGAAAATGCTCGTGAAAGCGATATGGACGTTAACCCATGTAAGAAAAAACATGTTACTAACATGCGTTCTAGCTCCTCTGACGAAGCAGTGCGTTTAGTGCCTCCTCGTATTTTCAGCTTGGAACAAGCCTTAGAATGGATTAACGATGACGAATTAGTAGAAGTAACACCTAAGAGCATTCGTATGCGTAAAGCAATCCTTGATCGTGCCGCTCGTGCGAAAGCAGCTAAAAACGGCCGTTAATCGATGCTATGACTAGATGGTTACAACGTTCAACGCGAAAACCAAAATCTGAAACTTACGAGTTGCGGATTGCTGGCGAAGTTGTGCCCTATACAGTAACGTGGAAAACCATTAAGAATATTAATTTGCGTGTTATGCCCGATGGCGCTGTAAAAGTATCAGCGCCGTGGCGTACATCGTTGCCTGTCATTTCACGATTTGTGGATGAGCATACGGGCTTTATTATTAGAGCTCGGCAACGATTTGCAGCGCATCAGAAACCTGTAGTGCCCCCGACATATGAGACGGGGGCCTTGTTTCGTATTCTGGGCTATGAGGTTACGTTGCAGGTTGTATTTTGTGAACCGAAACAGGCACCGTATGTGACTTGGAGTGAAAGTGAGCCAGCTGTTATATATATGTATGTGAAACCTAACAGTACACCTGCTGATAGGGGGCAGCTTATGCTACGTTTTTGGGCGGGGTTATGTGAATCCGTTGTTAAGGATATGCGTGATCAAGTCTATAATCGCTATATTGAGGCTGGTTATGATGTGCCTTATCCAAGTTTGCGCATTCGCAAGGCCAAAACTCGTTGGGGATCTTGCTCTTTGCGGACACAGCGGATTATGATTAATGAGCAATTACTCTTGGGGCCTCGCCACTTTTTAGAATATGTAATGATTCATGAGTTTGCTCATTTTATACAGCCTAATCATTCGGCTAAATTTTGGCGGGTGGTGGCTGAGTTTATGCCACAATGGCAAACGATTCGTCATGAATTGACGGCCTATTTTAGAGGCTATTGATGGGAGCTATAGAGATGATGGTTAGCTAGGTAAACGAGCTGGTTTCATAGCTAATAGACGAACAAACTTGTGGTTTGTGATATAATTAAATAAGGTACAGAATTGGGACTGACCTCTTGGTCGGTCCTTTTTATATAAAATAAATCTGATGTAAAGGAGGAACCTATGAAACCATTTGTTCACTTGCATGGTCATACGGAATATAGTTTACAAGACGGCATTAGTCGTTTGCCACAGATGGTGGCACGAGCTAAAGAATTAAATATGCCAGCGTTAGCGATTACGGATCATGGGAACATGTGTGGGGCCATCTATTTTTATAAAGAAGCCGTTAAGGCAGGGATTAAGCCTATTATTGGTTGTGAAGTGTATGTCACATCAGGAAGTCGTTTTGATAAAGATATGAATACGGCTAAACAAGAGCGATTAAAACATCTAATTTTGTTGGCGGAAACAATGGAAGGCTATCAAAACTTAACAAAGATTGTTTCGCGTGGTTTTACAGAAGGTTTTTATCGTAAGCCCCGTGTTGACCATGAGATATTGCGTAGCCACAGTAAAGGTCTTATAGCCCTTAGTGCTTGTATTCAGGGGGAAATTCCACAATGTATTTTACAGGAAAATCCTGAAGGGGCTCGTCGTGCTTTAGAAACATACATTGACATATATGGGACGGAGAATTTTTTCTTAGAAATACAGAATCATGGTTTACCGGCGGAAGTAAAAGCACAGGAAGCATTGCTCGCACTGGCTAAAGAATATGGTGTAGGCATAGTTTGTTCTAATGATTTTCACTATGTGTTAAAAGAAGATGCGGATGCACAGGATATTAAAGTCTGTATTGCTACGGGTGCGAAAGTAGCTGAAGAAAAGCGTTTAAAGTTTCCTAATGATGAATTTTATATGAAAAGTGGCGACGAAATGGAGGCTTTATTTGGGCATATTCCAGGAGCAATGGAGAACACGTTAGCCATTGCAGAACGTTGCAACGTAACTTTTAATTTTGATGAACATCATTTGCCGCATTTTGATGTTCCAGAAGGTGAAACTGCGACTACCTATTTACGTCATCTTTGTGAACGGGAAATTCCTCGTCTCTATGGGACGGTAACACCAGAATTACAGGAGCGTCTTGATTATGAATTGTCTGTTATTGCGCAAATGGGGTTTGATGATTATTTTCTAATTGTGTGGGATTATGTGCGCTATGCTAGAGAACATGACATTTTAGTTGGCCCTGGTCGTGGCAGTGCAGCCGGTTCAGTAGTTGCTTATTTACTAGGTATTACGGGTCTTGATCCATTGAAATATAATCTACTATTTGAACGGTTCCTCAACCCAGAACGTATTAGCATGCCTGATATTGATATTGACTTTTGTTACGAAAAACGTGGTAAAGCCATTGAATATGTAACGCAAAAATATGGTCAAGCACGGGTGGCACAGATCATTACTTTTGGTACGGAGGCGGCGCGGGCCGTTATTCGTGACGTAGGGCGTGTCCTTGATCATCCATTACCAGAAGTGAATCGATTAGCTAAGATGATTCCCAATGAATTAGGAATTACCTTAGATAAAGCGCTTAAAGGTAAAGAATTGAAAGCAGCCTATGAAAGTAGTCCGCAAGTTAAACAACTTTTTGATTACGGACGTAAATTAGAGGGGATTGTACGCAATGCATCTACCCATGCGGCGGGGGTCGTAATCTCGGCGGCGCCTTTAGAAGACCATGTGCCAATTCAAAATGCCAATGATAGTGGCTTTGTTACGCAATATGATAAAGATAACATTGAAGAACTAGGCCTATTAAAAATGGACTTTTTAGGCTTGCGTACGTTAACTGTTATGGGCGATGCGTTAAGTCTTATTAAGGCGAATCGGGGCATTGATTTGGATTTGGATGCCATTCCACTTGATGATAAGGCGGCTTGTGAATTGCTGACTAAAGGGGATACACCTGGTGTGTTTCAGCTGGAGTCAGAAGGGATTACCAAGCTTGTCATGGATTTACGGCCAACACATTTTGAAGATCTCATTCCACTAGTGGCGTTATATCGACCAGGCCCTTTAGGTAGTGGCATGGTGGAAGATTTTATTAAGCGCCGTCACGGTGAAATGGCTATTACCTATTTACATCCATTATTAGAGCCTATTTTAAAAGATACCTTTGGGGTTATTTTATACCAAGAACAGGTTATGCAGATTGCCTCGGCCATGGGGGGCTTTTCATTGGGACAAGCCGATTTAATGCGTCGTGCTATGGGCAAGAAGAAAGAATCTGTCTTAAAAGCACAGCGTGAATCCTTTATTGAAGGGGCGACAAAGAATCATATTGATCCAGCTATTGCTAATGAAGTCTTTGATTTGCTTGTATATTTTGCTGGTTATGGTTTTAATAAATCTCATAGTGCGGCTTATGCGTATATTGCGTATCAAACAGCCTATTTAAAAGCGCATTACTATCCTGAATTCATGGCGGCTACTATGACGAGTTTCATGACGAATGTAGATAAATTAACGTATTATATTAATGATTGTAAAAAGCATGGTGTTGAAGTATTAGGGCCAGATATTAATTATGGGGAACAAGCTTTTGCAGTACAAAAGGGAGCAATTCGTTTTGGTCTAGGTGGTGTAAAAAGTGTTGGTGATAATGCAATTGAGCAATTATTACTAGAACGTCAGGCTAATGGCTTATATACGTCGATTCTTGATTTTTGTAAGCGCGTTGATTCTAAAGTTGTGAATAAGCGGCTATTGGAAAGCTTAATTCGTAGTGGTGCTATGGATAGTTTCAAAGAAAACAGGAATCAACTGTTAGCTATGTATGAAGGGGCACAAAGTTTAGGACAACGTTTGCAAAAAGAAGAAGCGCGTGGCACTATGAGTCTTTTTGGCGATGATTTGGCCGTTGAAGAAACGATTGAAGTTCCTGATTTACCAGATCTGCCATCGGAAGAGAAATTGCGTGATGAAAAAGAATATACGGGCTTTTATATTACGGGACACCCATTAAATTCGTTTGCCGAAGAGTTAAAAGGCTTATTTGAGATGGGGAAGTTAAATGAAAATCCTGAACAATATGATGGACAGACTGTGACGGTAGGCGGGCTTATTGTTGATAAATCTGATAAAGTGACACGGCGTAATGATATTATGTCCGTATTGCGTTTAGAGGATTTTTCTGGGGCCGCCACGATTGTAGCGTTTCCACAAGTCTTTCAACAAAGTCAGGCTTATTTGGCGGTGGATATGGCAGTTCGCATTACTGGCCACATTGATGCGGATGAAAAAGGCGTACAGATTATTGCTGATTCCGTGAAACCTTTAAAAGTCAATTATGAAGGGGCTAAGCAAGTAATCTTACACATTCGCCCGGGGTTTGATACGGCAGAAGCAAGTAATGGCTTAAAAAAATTATTGCTTGAAACAGATGGGACAGTTCCAGTCTCTTTCTACCTACATCGACAACGCAAACGAATTAATGTAGCTAAGGAATATTTTATCAAGCCTGGGACTCAAATATGCCAAGCTATCGAAAAAATTTTAGGACCTGATAGTGTAGAAATTATGTAGAATACTGGTGTATAATGGGTACTATGAAGGGAAAACATAGGCTTTATATCAATCCATTATAAGTGAGGTATTCTACTATGAAGAAAACTAAGATTGTTTGTACTATTGGACCGAGCACAGACGCACCTGGTGTGTTGGAACATATGTTAGAAGCGGGCATGAACGTGGCTCGTTTCAACTTTTCACATGGCTCTTATGAAGAACATACAAAGCGCATGAATGCTGTTCGGGAAGCTTCACGTAAGACGGGGATTCCAGTAGCCCTTATGCTTGATACTAAAGGCCCAGAAATTCGCTTAGGTCATTTTAAAGAAGGTAAGGTTATGTTAGAAGCAGGCCAACCTTTTATTTTGACTATGCGTGATATTGAAGGAGATGCTACGATTTGCTCGGTTAACCATAAAGGGTTAGTTGATGACGTAACGGTAGGTTGTCAGATTTTATTATCTGATGGTTTGGTAACTTTGAATGTTGATAAGATTGAAGGCACTGAAATTTATACGACTATTCAAAATAGCGGTCCTATGAGTGATCGTAAGCGTGTTGCTGTACCAGGCGTGCCACTTAGTTTGCCACCAGTTTCAGAAAATGACATGGCCGACTTACGCTTTGGTTGTCAACAAGGGGTTGACTATGTGGCAGCTTCCTTTATGCAACGTGGTAGCGATGTAGTGGCAATCCGTCGCATTTTAGAAGAAGAAGGCAAGGATATTAAGATTATTTCTAAGATTGAAAACGAAGAAGGCATTAACAATTTAGATGATATTCTTCGTATGTCTGATGGCCTTATGGTAGCACGTGGTGATTTGGGAGTTGAAATTCCCGCTGAAGAAGTGCCAGTGCTCCAAAAAATGATGATTAGTAAATGTAACAAAGCTTCGAAACCGGTAATTACGGCTACGCAGATGTTAGAATCTATGACAAGTAATCCACGACCAACACGGGCGGAAGCGAGTGATGTGGCGAATGCGATTCTAGATGGCACTGATGCGGTTATGCTATCAGGTGAAACGGCTGGCGGTAAGTATCCTGTAGAAGCGGTACAGACTATGGCACGTATTGCGGAAGTAACAGAACATTCTACCTTGTATTGCAATATGGAACATCCATTTGTAGCTGATGTGGTGCAGACGACAGAAGCTATTAGTGCGGCTACGGTTACGGTGGCTAAGAACCTTGATGCTTCAGCCATTATTACATGCACCGAAACCGGTAAAACGGCCATGAGCATTTCACGAAATCGTCCATTGGCTAAGATTTTAGCGGTGACGCCCCATGAAGAAACGGTGCGTCGTGTTCAATTATATTGGGGTGTAGAAGCGGTAAAAGGTATGGGCCATGCTAATTCTGATGAAATGGTACATAGTGCGATTAGTGCTTCCTTAGCAGAAAATCATATTGAATCTGGTGACTTAGTAGTTATTACGGCCGGTGTGCCATCAGGTACAGCGGGGACGACTAATATGATTCGTGTTCATGTAGTAGGTCAAGCCGTATTAGCAGGCAATGGTGTTGGTAAAGGGGCTGCGACTGGTCGGGTATGCATTGCCTATGAAGCAGCTAAAGCACAGGCGATTTTCCGCGATGGTGATATTCTAGTTGTACGTACATTAGAAGCTGATTTAATGCCATTTGCTAAGCGGGCTAGTGCTATTATTGCGGCTGAAGATGGATTTACATCGGCGGCTGCGATTGCAGGCATTAATTTTGGCATTCCTGTTGTACTAGGGGTGTCTAATGCGGAACAAACAATTAAAGATGGAGAAGTTGTAACTGTGGATGGATCACGCGGTAAAGTATTTGAAGGGATTGCTAACGCTCGTTAGGACTCCTGTTGAGTTATACTGTGGTGATTCATAGCAGATAGAATATGAGGAGGTTTTTATGAATTACTCTATGCCGGTAAATGCAGAACAATCGGTAGTATCTCAAGTGGTTGCACGTAAATTGCGCAACTCTATGCTATGGATGGGGTGGGGTATTTTAACCACCTTTGTAACGTTATTGGCTGCGTTATTTAATCCGCAGTGGCTCAATATGGCTGCATCCAATTATAATATTATTTTACTTATTGAATTAGGTGTTGTTATTTTATTTAGTGCTCGTCAAATGAGTGCCAGTCTAACAGCCCTTAAAGGTATGTTTTTTATTTATTCGATTCTCAATGGCTTGACGCTGGCTGTGTTAAGTGTTGTTTATGGCAGTACGGCTTTCTTTTATGCGTTCTTAGGAACGGTGGCCTTCTTTGGTACGTTTGCTATCATTGGAGGTGTGATTAAAAAAGATTTGACATCTTGGTCTACCTACTTAATTGGTGCTGTCATTGCCCTTATCGTAGTTAGCCTATTGAATATGTTTTTCTTTAACAGTGGTTTGGTTAATCTAGCTTTAGGCGGTTTGGGGGTTATTATTTTTACCATCTTTACCGCCGTAGATGTGAACCGAATTAAAGGTATTTTAACGGCCGCAGCTCTTGAAGATGATGATGTGTTAGAACGAATTGAATTAATTGGCGCTTTAATGCTTTATTTGGATTTCATTAATATCTTCTTATCTATTTTGCGATTTTTCCGCAGAGACTAAGGAGGGCTTACTATGGATGAAAAAGAATGGCAAACCTTTGTTACCGTTGTAGCGGAAGGAAATATTACCAAAGCGGCGGATAAACTGTTTTTATCTCAGCCTGCTTTGAGTTACCGCTTGCGTCATTTAGAAGAAGACTTAGGTTGTCCTTTGTTGTTGCGTACTAATGAAGGGATTACCTTAACGCCGCAAGGAGAAGTCTTTCACACATATTGCCGTCGTATGCTAGAAGAAACTGAAAGTTTGAAGCAGTCCATTGGTGAAATGAGTGGTGAGATTCAAGGTACGTTAAAGTTAGCTTCTTCGATTAATTTTGCTGATTATCAGTTGCCTCACTTACTTAGTTTATTTACGAAGGAATATCCGAATATACACATTCAAGTTAAAACGGGTTATAGCTCACATGTAAATAAAATGTTTAATGGTGGCGAAGTTATGGTTGCCATTGCGCGCGGCAATTATAAAGAAGCGACTAATACCATTAAGCTCTTTGAAGAACCGTATTGTTTGGTCTATAAACAGGAAATCAGTCGTAAGGAGTTGGCTGAGTTGCCATGGGTACAGTATCGTACTGATGCGTCTATTTCAGCTATTGTAGAGAGTTGGCAAAGTGAAAACTTACCGGCCAACTTAGAACCTGCTATGGAACTTGATTCTATGGTAACATGCCGACATTTTGTGCGTGAAGGTCTTGGCTGGGCTATTCTACCGTATTTAGGCTTGGGAAGTTGTAAAGACGAAGGCATTTATGTAGAGCCTATTTATCAGAAAGATGGTAAGCCTTGGGTGCGGAGCACTTTTTTACATTTTAATGAAGTGAGCACTAAACTCATTGCGGCTAAAACATTTATTGATTATGTACGTGATTTTTATCAAAAACAATCACCTGTTAATATTGAATATTAAAGAATATAATTCATGAAGAATGCCTAATTATAGAGGCTTATAATGCTATATTTAAAATGCAATAGTGGTGGACAATTTACTAAAAATATAAAGAACCTTTAGTCGGTATAGGGCTAAAGGTTCTTTTATTATGCTATTTTTTAGGGATATTACATAAAGTTATGATTCTTATAAATTTAGGACGGATAAAAAATTTATAGCATGCATAATTCCTTTTTATTTTTCTTATAAAAATCCTGCTCGTATAATGGGTTCATAGGTTAAATAACGATTGGCTATACAGTCAAATTCGATTTCAGAATATATTGTAATTCTATGTAATGGTTAGCCTGTTGATTCGTTTGAAAGGATGCGAAGCTATGAACAAATTAGTAAAAGCAGCGACTGCTGGTTTTGACGAAAAACAAGATTGTCTTGTAACCGTTGAACCAATCGCAGCTGGTATTGAAGTAGAGTTAACTTCAAAAGTAAAACGCCAGTATGGTAAACACATCGAAGAATTAATTGTAAACACAGTTAAAGAAGCTGGCTATGATGGAGTAAAAGTTATTGCCGATGATAAAGCGGCTTGGGATTATGCTATTAAAGCTCGTGTACTCGGCGCTTTAGAACGTGGTTCTGAACCAAAACCGGCTGTAACACATGATGAAACTCGTCCGGTAGAAGTTAAAAATTTGCCATTATCAGAGGCTGCTAAAGCTCGTATTTCCCGTAGCATGATGTTTGTGCCAGGCAATACACCTAAAATGATTAACAGCGCTGATATTCACGGTGCTGATAGCTTGATGTTTGATATTGAAGATTCCATTCCTGTTACAGAAAAGGATACCGCTCGTTTGATGACTGCGGAAGCTTTAAAAAGCATGACATTCCGTTCTGAAACGGTAGTACGTATCAATCATCCAACACAAACGCCATATGGCTATGATGACCTTGATGTAATTGTACCAGCTAAACCAAACTTGATTCGTATTCCTAAAACAGAAGACGTATCTGAAGTTGAAATCGTAGCTCGTAAAATTGAAGAAGTTGAAAAAGCTAATGGTTGGGAAGAAGGTACGATTAATATTATCGTTGCTATTGAATCTGTAAAAGGTCTTTATAATGTACGTGAAATCTGCCATGGTCCTCGCGTCGTAGGTATCGCTCTTGGCGCTGAAGATTATCGTGCTGACCTTCGTACAGGTAAATCTAAACCAGCTGTTGAATTGACCTTTGCTCGTCAATCTATCTTGTTGGCAGCTCGTGAAGCCGGTATTCGTTGTGTAGATACTGTATTCTCTGACGTTAAAGATCCAGACGGTTTTGTAGAAGAAGTACAGTACATTAAAGCTCTTGGCTTTGATGGTAAATCTTGTATCCACCCAAGTCAGATTAAATTAGCTCATAAAGTATTTACACCTGATGAAAAAGAAATTGCTCATTCCGTTAAAGTATTGAATAGCTATGCCGATGCTTTGAAAAACAATAAAGGCGTTATTGCCGTTGACGGTAAGATGATTGATGGTCCTATCGTAGTTCGTGCGCAACGCATTGTAGATAAAGCACGTGCAGCCGGTATTAAAGTAGAAGTAGATGAAGGAGCTGAAATTAATGTTAAATAAAGCAAATCGCGAAATTCCAATGGATTTACCAGCTCTTGCGGGTCGTGAAGTATATCAAGGCGAATTCGCTGTTGAACCTAAAGTACGTCGCGCAGGTCGTCCTGTGGCTAAATATAATCAAGGCGGTGCTGATAAATTATTATCTTCCATTGATGAAGCTATTGAAAAAACAGGCTTAACCGATGGTATGACCGTTTCTTTCCACCATCATTTCCGTAATGGTGACTATGTTATGAAAATGGTTATGGAGCGTATTCAAGCTAAAGGGATTAAAGATATTACGGTGGCTTCCAGTTCTCTTAGTCCTTGTCATGACTTCTTAATTGACATGATTAAAGATGGCACGGTAACCGCTATTGAAACTTCTGGTCTTCGTGATGCTCTTGGTAAATTCTTAACTAAGAATCCTGGCGTTTTGAAACGCCCTGTAGTGATTCGTTCTCATGGTGGTCGTGCGCGTGCTATCATTGCTGGCGAAGTTCACATCGACGTAGCTTTCATGGGTGCCCCTACTTGTGACCGTCGTGGTAATTTTACTGGTATGCAAGGTAAATCTGCTTGTGGTGCGCTTGGCTATGCTATGGTTGACTCTCACTATGCAGATAAAACAGTAGCAATTACAGATAACTTAGTTGATTATGTATACCCATATTCTGTGCCTCAAACAGATGTAGATTATATTGTTGAAGTAGAAGCGATTGGTGATCCTGAAGGGATTGCATCGGGTGCAGTTGGTTTCACAAAGAACCCTGTACAGATTAAAATCGCTGAAATGGCTGCTGAATTCCTTGATCAAGCAGGCATTATTAAAGAAGGTTTCAGCTTCCAGCTCGGTGCTGGCGGAGCGCCTTTAACAGTGGCTAAATTCATCGGTCAAAAACTTAAAGAACAAGGTGTTAAAGCTGGTTTTGGTATTGGTGGTGCTACCGGTATCTTAGCAGGTATGTTAGAAGACGGTTTGATCAATGCAATCTATGATACTCAAACATTTGATACTGTGGCAGCCGCTTCATTACATAAAAACCCTGCACATATTGAAATGAGTGCTTCTATGTACGCTGATCCTTGGACTGACAACATGACTAATTATCTTGATGTTGTATTCCTTGGGGCGACTGAAATTGATACAAACTTTAATGTTAACTGTATGACAGATTCCAATGGCGTTCTTATGGGTGCTTCTGGTGGTCATAGTGATACAGCAGCTGGTGCTAAATGTACAGTTATTACTTGTCCATTAGTACGAGGTCGTTTACCTATGATTCTTGATAGTGTGCAGACAGTTATTACGCCAGGCGAATCAGTAGACGTAATTGTTACTGAACGTGGCATTGCTATCAACCCTCGTCGTACTGATTTAATTGAACGTTTCAAAGATTCCAATTTGCCAATTTACACAATTGAAGAATTGCAAAAATTAGCCTTTGATCTTGTTGGTAAGCCAGAAGGGGTTACCGTAAGTGATAAAGACGAAGATGTAGTGGCTATTGTTGAATATCGTGATGGTACTATCATTGATGTAGTGCGTAAACCACTAGATTAAGTTATACATTTTAAAGGCCTACCTAGTAGGGCTCCTCGTAAGGAACAACTTTGACAGCTGAGGATTAGCTAGTCTAGTCCTCGCTGCCAATTTATTTGGCAGAGCTTCAAATTAGTTTATATATTTATTTTTCTTTTTTGAAAGGAGTTTTCTCGCAATGTTTTTAGGTATTCTTGGCCTATTGATGATTGTTATCATCGTTTGGTCCCTAATTCAATCTAAAACAAATCCAGTGCCGATTTTCGTAATCGTGCCAATTATTATGGCTGTTATTGCTGGTTTTGGTCCATCTGACATTTTTACATTTATTCAAGCAGGTGTATCTAAGACTTGGTCCACAGCGGTATTATTTATCTTCTCTATTGTATACTTCTCCTTGATGAGTGATGTTGGTTTATTTGATCCTTTGGTAAATTATTTGGCTAAAAAAGCCGGCAATAATATTATGTTAGTTACCATTGCAACTGCACTTATCGCTGTAGTAGGTCACTTGGATGGTGCATTAGCATCTACATTGTTAATCACAATTCCAGCTATGCTTCCTATTTATAAGAAGTTACACATTCGTCCTGTAACTTTGGTATGTATCATTGGTGCCGCTATGAGTATTATGAACTTAGTACCATGGGGTGGCCCAGTAGCTCGTACAGGCGTTGTATTGAATGCTGACGTAAATGCATTATGGCAGGCGTTGATTCCATTACAAGGTGTAGGTTTGGTAATCTTGATTATATTTGCTGCTTACATGGGTATGGTTGAAAAACGTCGTGGTGCAGGCTTAAATCCAACTGGTGAAGCTGCTTTGTTAGATTCCTCTTTAGTACCAACTGATGGCAATGTAACTTCTGAAGATTTAGAAGCTATGAAACGTCCTAAATTATTATGGTTCAACGGTTTATTGACATTAGTCGTTATTGGTTTACTTTGCTTCACTAAGATTCCGCTTTACGGGGCCTTTATGTTTGGTCTTGCTATTGCTTTAATCGTAAACTTCCCTGGTGCTAAAGCACAGTCTAAAGCAATTAAAATGCATGCTGATACAGCTTTGACCATGCCTATGATTTTATTGGCTTCTGGTGTATTCCTTGGTGTATTAAGTGGTACAAAAATGATGGATAACATGGCTTCCATGTTGATTACATTAGTACCTGATTTCCTTGGTGGTCATTTACAGACTATCTTCGGTATTCTTGGTGTGCCAATCGGTATGTTGCTTGGTACTGACTCCTACTTCTTTGGTCTTGTTCCATTGGCTATTAGTGTAGGTGAAAAATTTGGTGTAAACCCTCAAGATATGGCTATGGCTATGTTGATTTCTAAAAACTATGGTGTATTAGTAACCCCTCATGCGGCGACTACATTCTTAGCTTGTGGTTTAGCAGGTATTGAAATTAAAGATATGTTGAAATTCTGTGCTCCACGCTTGTTCATCATGTCCTTGATTTCCTTGGCTTGTGGCGCTATGTTAGGTTTATTCCATATCTAATATTGACTAGGAAAAACTCGCTTATAATTTTCTAGCTACATAAAAAGAGCCTCGAATAAAACGATTGTATCGTTTATTCGAGGCTCTTTTTATTATTGGATTCAGGGAACACCTTAGTTGTGAGGTGTTCAAAACTAGGGTGTTTCTTCATTAAAAATACTTTCACCTGGTTGTAATGGATTAGGAACGCGGCCTGGATTACTAGTAAAATCTTTTAAATCTGGCTTAGTAGGCGTTTCTTGGGGCACGGCTAATTCTGGATGTAGCCATTCTAGTTGCATGAGTCGCCATTGAAAGGCGTGCGTTTCTTTTTGCAATTGCCAAATATCTTTTTCCGCGACTTTTAATCGAGCAGCATGGGCATTACTAATGTGTTCAAGATTAGTAATGCGATAATCAAAACTGTCCATATCGCTCATATTGTATTGGCCATAGACTCTGGTAGCCAATTCATCAATTTGAGCTTGTTGATAGGCGATATAAGCAGCCATACTAATAATAAGTAACCACAGCCAGGTGGTCGTACCTTTACTTAGTTCAGCAAGCTTTGATAGCAATTTATTCGTGTGCTGTGATGATTTAGGGTTGCGAGGGCAC
This window encodes:
- a CDS encoding CitMHS family transporter encodes the protein MFLGILGLLMIVIIVWSLIQSKTNPVPIFVIVPIIMAVIAGFGPSDIFTFIQAGVSKTWSTAVLFIFSIVYFSLMSDVGLFDPLVNYLAKKAGNNIMLVTIATALIAVVGHLDGALASTLLITIPAMLPIYKKLHIRPVTLVCIIGAAMSIMNLVPWGGPVARTGVVLNADVNALWQALIPLQGVGLVILIIFAAYMGMVEKRRGAGLNPTGEAALLDSSLVPTDGNVTSEDLEAMKRPKLLWFNGLLTLVVIGLLCFTKIPLYGAFMFGLAIALIVNFPGAKAQSKAIKMHADTALTMPMILLASGVFLGVLSGTKMMDNMASMLITLVPDFLGGHLQTIFGILGVPIGMLLGTDSYFFGLVPLAISVGEKFGVNPQDMAMAMLISKNYGVLVTPHAATTFLACGLAGIEIKDMLKFCAPRLFIMSLISLACGAMLGLFHI
- a CDS encoding LysR family transcriptional regulator, whose product is MDEKEWQTFVTVVAEGNITKAADKLFLSQPALSYRLRHLEEDLGCPLLLRTNEGITLTPQGEVFHTYCRRMLEETESLKQSIGEMSGEIQGTLKLASSINFADYQLPHLLSLFTKEYPNIHIQVKTGYSSHVNKMFNGGEVMVAIARGNYKEATNTIKLFEEPYCLVYKQEISRKELAELPWVQYRTDASISAIVESWQSENLPANLEPAMELDSMVTCRHFVREGLGWAILPYLGLGSCKDEGIYVEPIYQKDGKPWVRSTFLHFNEVSTKLIAAKTFIDYVRDFYQKQSPVNIEY
- the citF gene encoding citrate lyase subunit alpha, with the translated sequence MLNKANREIPMDLPALAGREVYQGEFAVEPKVRRAGRPVAKYNQGGADKLLSSIDEAIEKTGLTDGMTVSFHHHFRNGDYVMKMVMERIQAKGIKDITVASSSLSPCHDFLIDMIKDGTVTAIETSGLRDALGKFLTKNPGVLKRPVVIRSHGGRARAIIAGEVHIDVAFMGAPTCDRRGNFTGMQGKSACGALGYAMVDSHYADKTVAITDNLVDYVYPYSVPQTDVDYIVEVEAIGDPEGIASGAVGFTKNPVQIKIAEMAAEFLDQAGIIKEGFSFQLGAGGAPLTVAKFIGQKLKEQGVKAGFGIGGATGILAGMLEDGLINAIYDTQTFDTVAAASLHKNPAHIEMSASMYADPWTDNMTNYLDVVFLGATEIDTNFNVNCMTDSNGVLMGASGGHSDTAAGAKCTVITCPLVRGRLPMILDSVQTVITPGESVDVIVTERGIAINPRRTDLIERFKDSNLPIYTIEELQKLAFDLVGKPEGVTVSDKDEDVVAIVEYRDGTIIDVVRKPLD
- the citD gene encoding citrate lyase acyl carrier protein encodes the protein MNKLVKAATAGFDEKQDCLVTVEPIAAGIEVELTSKVKRQYGKHIEELIVNTVKEAGYDGVKVIADDKAAWDYAIKARVLGALERGSEPKPAVTHDETRPVEVKNLPLSEAAKARISRSMMFVPGNTPKMINSADIHGADSLMFDIEDSIPVTEKDTARLMTAEALKSMTFRSETVVRINHPTQTPYGYDDLDVIVPAKPNLIRIPKTEDVSEVEIVARKIEEVEKANGWEEGTINIIVAIESVKGLYNVREICHGPRVVGIALGAEDYRADLRTGKSKPAVELTFARQSILLAAREAGIRCVDTVFSDVKDPDGFVEEVQYIKALGFDGKSCIHPSQIKLAHKVFTPDEKEIAHSVKVLNSYADALKNNKGVIAVDGKMIDGPIVVRAQRIVDKARAAGIKVEVDEGAEINVK